In the Hordeum vulgare subsp. vulgare chromosome 7H, MorexV3_pseudomolecules_assembly, whole genome shotgun sequence genome, one interval contains:
- the LOC123413202 gene encoding uncharacterized protein LOC123413202 produces the protein MEIKPALLLVACLLLGISNRGTAATCRTSDIVVQTESWPDPAGTPVYYVNLVNNCGCTQKNVKLACPGFNSSVEVYPAAAIKPDGDGKLCSLYSGAPVRPKQTIFFNYRYTSTKFSFEPISSTIIC, from the exons ATGGAGATCAAGCCAGCACTCCTCCTTGTTGCCTGCTTGTTATTGGGCATCAGCAACAGAG GCACTGCAGCAACATGCAGAACTTCAGATATTGTTGTCCAGACAGAGAGCTGGCCCGATCCGGCAGGAACGCCAGTGTACTATGTGAACCTGGTGAACAACTGCGGCTGCACGCAGAAGAACGTGAAACTGGCGTGTCCAGGGTTCAACTCTTCCGTCGAGGTCTACCCGGCCGCCGCCATCAAGCCGGACGGCGACGGCAAGCTCTGCTCCCTCTACAGCGGCGCACCGGTTAGGCCTAAAcagacgattttcttcaactaccgGTACACGAGTACCAAGTTCAGCTTCGAGCCCATCTCCTCCACCATCATATGTTAA